The DNA window gattagcttgtgcgctcccacacacgtcagctgggtgacaaATAACGTTACAAATAACGCTGCAAAGAGAGAAACCGAAGTGCACCAGACCGGAGTCCCTCAACCTTTTTgtgtgccacaaaatggctgctgcaggaaatggagcaagcaaaatggctgccatacttTACCATCAGCGATACGGTGCAGAGCTTTGTGCTGTGGAGGCACCTGCTACCCAAAGCggcgttttttaaaaatctgcacagccaatcaaatctccaagggCCAGTTGTAAGACGTGCTTGGCAGAGGCCTGACCTTGCCCCGTCCACTTGCACTGGTGTGTGAAAACCAGAAATGTCGGTTGTCTCTCTCGCTGGTTTTTAAAGCTGCTTCATCATTGTTGTAGGGGGGGAGCAAACGACCCCTCATGGGAAGCAAGTCCCTCCAGCTGTTTAAGGACATTTCTGTCAGCCCTCCCTCCACAAAATAGGGGGTCCTTCTTAACTGCTAGcctccctccatcccctccctaaTTCCTCAGTGGGAACATCACCAGACTCTGAccggcaggctgcacatttctagGCTGGGCTCGATCGTCTACCTGCTGGACTTGGGTCCCTTTTCTGTTTCCGTTTCCTGCGCTGCTCTTGCATCCGGGCTCAGGCATCTGAAGTCTGTTGGACACTAACCAAAGTTCAGCATGAGAatttcctccttcctgttttttctctctctctcccaagggCACCAAAACTGTCTCTTCTGGTTCTTtttttggagcacaggtgtctgTCTGAGGGGGCGGGAGTTGTGATACTAATGACTCTTGGGTGTGGATACTTTTTTgcatggtggggtttttttgggggggggtggaagcatGCAATCTGACTTAACATTAACTGAGTGTCACATCTTTGGGGTGTCCTGAAAACGCAGCGTCGCAAGCCAAGCCAGATTATTCAGCTTAATGCTATCGCCCCTTCCGcttttccgtgtgtgtgtgtgtgttctccaaGACTCACGATTTCTGTCCGTCTGTCGCATGGTTCTTTGAGCTTTTGGTTTTCTCCTCTGTGCACGCAAAACATGGTTTTTGGTTTTGAGTCTTTCTCTGCCACAATCTCTCGTTCTGACTCTTCCATTCTCATCATACCCCCTCCTCGCCCCCTGTCCTTTTCTTGAAAAACACGACACACATTACAGGCAGATCTAAAAGCATCAACTTCACTTGCAGTTTTTTAAACATGTGAGCCCAGGGAGTTAAAAGTTTGGTTCCAAAATGGGGGAGAAATGAGAATCGGAGATCACCTCAGCCAACAAGGGCAAGGTAGCAATGGGGTTTCTTCATTGTCTCGGTCTCTTGTTTGAAGCTGTGCGTTTTTGGTTTGGCCAAAACTTCAGCTGAGACGTGTAAATGTGTGCACACAATCCAGCTTCACTTCACTTAGACTTTGCAGCCCATCCTAGCCTGGAGGCTGGAGGTGGGTAACAGCAGTGAAAACACAATCCCAGCAGAGCGAAGGTCCGCTTGAACGCATGTGCTGGTTTCCCCTCCGCCGTTTCCCAGCTAACTCTGAATCCCCACCCCAAGCGACCCAAACAGGTAAGGTCTTCCACCCATTCCAGAaaagagtttatttttaaacatgtcCTGCAACAACAACTTCtctcaccctcctcccacccataattttgatttattttccaGCTTTGTTCTCCTCGTCCTTTTCGTTCTTGACATTTTCTTCTCCACCGTGTTTGTGTTTCGCTTTGTTTTTCAGTTTATCTTTTACGTTTAGAGCTCTTTCAGTGATTTATCGTTTGTGTTGTCTGCTCCAACCGGAAAGGAATTTCCCATATTCTCTGAAAATGGCTTTTTATTAAATCACAATACTTCTTTTTAAGAAAACCCTGCCAACCGTCAGAAGGGTGCTGGCCAAACCAGTCGGAGGAGGCTTGTCCTGTGTCCCAACATGACCACAGGTGTGACACTCAGAACCGGGAGCTGAGAGTGTGCTACTAATCTGCTCTTTAATCGGTTTTTTTAAGACTGAGGTACCCACGGCTCCGTCGGAGGCCTGGCAGAGGCTTCACAAGGTCAACCGAGACCTCCAGAGCGAGCTAGAAGTCCAGTGCCAGCGCCAGGAGCTGATCAGCCAGCAGATCCAAGCCCTGAAGCGCAGCTACGGGGAGGCCAAGGACGTCATCCGGCACCACGAAGCAGAGATTCAGAGCCTGCAAGCCCGGCTGGGCAACGCTGCCGCAGAGCTGTCCATCAGAGAGCAGACGATGGCCAAGCTGAAGAGTGACCTGAAGGCCGAGCAGGAGAAAGCCCAGGAGCAGATGGAGGAATGGCAGCACAGCGAGACGGCCCTGAGCTCCCAGCTGAAGGCCAGCGAGCAGAAGCTCAAGAACGCGGAAGCGCTCCTCCTGGAGAAGACCCAGGAGCTGAGGGATCTGGAAACTCAACAGGCCCTGCAGAAGGACTACCAGAAAGAAGTCCAGCGTCTCCAGGAGAGGATTGCCGATGTGAGCCGGCAACTCACCGCCAGCGAGCAGACCCGTGTGCTCATGGAAGAGAAACTGCAGCGGAACTACGAAGCCCTGCTGGAGAGCTGCGAGCGGGAGAAGCAGGCCTTGATCCAGAGCCTGAAGGAAGTGGAAGACCGAGCCGGCGAATACGAGAACCAGCTCCAGAACAGCGAGCGGCAGATGGAGCTCCTGCAGAAGGAGAAACTGACAGCCAAGTTCGAGGGCAGCGAGATTGTCCACCAGCTAGAGGAGCAGCTGGAGATGAAGGAAGACAGCATCCAAAAGCTGGCCGAGCACATCAAGGACCTCGAGGAGGAGCGGGATCAGATCAAATGCAGGTTCCAGGAGCTGATGAACCAAGTGGCCGAATCCAACCACGAGGTTGCCAAGCTGCAGGAGAAACTGCGGGCTGAGGAGAACAACTCCAGCACACTGGAGCGGTCCTACAAGGAGGCGTCGAGCCAATTCCATAACTTGCAGAAGGtcgtggaggagaaggaggaagagttgaGAGCCATACGGGAGATCCATCTAAAAACTGTCCGAAAGGATTGGGATTTGGGAGAATCTTCGCTGGGAGCGGAAGGGCACCAGCAGCCCGAACAAGAACCATTGAAAGCATTCGTTGACAAAAATTCGGGGCACGGAACGGTCAATTCCTGCACTGCGCTGGAGCTTGATGACGACAGAGCGGCACAAGATCTGCAGGCTCCGGGAGGAATCCCCATTTTAGAATGCATCCCCGCTGAGGATGACAATTCCAGCCACAGACAGATTTGTGAACAGGCCACCCTAAAATCAGAACAACACAGGCCTCCGTTGAAGCCTGTTCACCTTCAAGATCCTTGCCAGAAGGATCTGGCCAAACTCGACCCGGAAACCCCAGGAGCCAAACGGCAGCGGATCCGTTTCTCCAGCATCCAGTGCCAAAAATACATCCACGCAGACAGCTCGGAGAAAACGTGGGCCAGCAGCACTTCTTCAGACACCAGTCAGGACCGCTCACTTTCTGAAGACAGCATGTCGTCCGAACCAGCTCCTTGTTACCCGGCCTCGGGCGACTCGGAGACATACCTGTCCATCATCCATTCCCTGGAGACCAAACTTTACATCACAGAGGAGAAGCTCAAAGACGTGACGATGAAACTGGAAAGCCAGCAAGGGCACAACCAAGATACCCTCCTCACGCTCCACCACCAGTGGGCCAGCACGGAAGCCCAGCTGAAGGAACAGCTTCAGGACAGTTTGACGCAAGTCGGTTTGTTGGTCTCACAGCTGGAGAGCGAGAGACAGGGCAAACTGAGGCTGGTGGCTGAGCACGCCGGTGAGCTGGGGGGGTTCCAGGGGAGGAACAGCCAAGCCTTGATGTGCTTGAGGCAGTGTGGGGAACAACTGAGAACTCTGCCCAGGTCTGaccaggagagagaaggagagatctTCTTGGACACCTTATCCAGCATAGAGATCACATTATCTAATGCAATCCAGGCCTTACAGGGGACTCTGTCTTTACCTGATCTTCCACCCCAGGAAGGCAGTATGCTAGAAGACGGTACACCCGCCCCCCAGCAACTGCGAATGGAATTGTCTGAGCAAGACCAACTACGGTTGCTTTCCAAGAGGGTGGCGTTTGAAGCTTGCCTGATTGGCCGGATAGCAGAGTCTTTGCGGGACTCCACGTCTGAGATAGCCCGGGCCCTTCGGGATATTCATGGGACAGTGGACGCCGTTCTCCTAGAGCCTGCCAATATTTCCCAAACAGCGGTCGCTTTGGCCAGCATCTTATCAAAAAAGCTGGTGTTGGAGGATGAATTCTGGAGCCAAGTTGAGGAGTTAAGGAAGCACCTCggtgaggaggagaaagaagaagagaagatggAAGCGGATGGTGCCGGATCCCCTCGAGGCCTCGCTTGCGCCGCTGGGGACAGCGCGCTGGTCCAAGCTGAGCTGAGTTTCGTTGCCCAGAAAATGCGGGAGTCTTTCCACCGGAGGCTGAAGGCCATTGAAGAGGACCTCCACAACACCAAAACAGCCCTTCAACAGCACAAATGTATGTTGGAGGAAATCATTAAAGCCTATAAAACTCCTCAGTTTGATGGGGTTATGGACCAGATTTCCAAAGCCCTTGAAATTCAAGAGGGTGCATCTGAAAGCATCCGAGCTTCTTGGGGTGGGAGTGTTCAGGAGCCCAGCACAGAAGACCGCAGCTTGCAAGGTGTTAGCAGTCAAGCGTTGGCGTCTGTTCAGGAGGAGCTTTCTCAGCAGCTGAAAGATCGAGCAAATGTCTTAGAAGAAATATCTGCTGCTTTACTGTCCCTGTCCCCCAACGAGGCCCTGAAAGACTGCCAAAAGCTCCTAAAGATTTCGCGTACTCCTCCCTATTTGTTGTGCATGGGGGATCTCGAACGCTACTCTTCCCTCCTGGTCCAGGATGCCATTATCCAGGCCCAAGTGTGTTACGGGGCCTACAGAGCTAGGTTGGAGTATGAAAAGGAGGCACAGCTGAACAAAGAGTCGCTGCAGAACATGGACACTTTGTGCCAGGAGCGCATCAGGGCTGTGGCGGTCCTCAGAGAAGAGTATGAAGATTTGCTCCGTAAGCAGCAGAACGAGTACGCGAAGATGATCGGCGTCCTTGAAAAGGAGAACGTGGACCTCAAAGCTAAAGTGGCCCAGCTGGAGAGCCAGCGGAAgatcctggaagaagaagaactcCAGCAGAGCAGAAAGATTTTGGAGCTGCGAGGCATGTATGAAGAGGAGATCCGGACCATGGCTGAGCAGTTGAACAGAACGGAGGACACTCTGAAggtggagagggccaaggggctccACCAATTGGACGCCATTGTGCGGGACAAGCAGAATTTGGAGCGGTACCACATGGAGCAGATCCAGATCTTGGAGGACAAGTTCCAGGTCAAGATGAAAGAGCTGCAAATCATTCACAACGAAGAGTTGCAGACGTTGCAAGATCTCTACAGCAGGAATCTGCGGGGCTTGCAGGAATCTCTGGACGAGTACCGAAAGCAGCACCCGGAAGCGTTGACCGGAGATGCACCCGAAGCTGGCCCGCTGGAAGCACCTGCTGAGAGTCAACTCGAAGGCTGGCCACCTGGCTCTGATGGTGAGCTCAGCTCCATGCACGGCTTGCGCGAACGCAtacaagagttggaagcccagaTGGACGTCATGAGAGATGAGCTGGAGCACAAACACCTGGAAGGGAGTGCGTCAACCCTGCGGGAGAAATACCAGAAAGACTTTGAGAACTTGAAGGTCTCCAGTGTATTTCTTTTTTCACCAAATCACGTGTTTGTATTTTGTAAACGCCACTCATTGTAGAGTAGCTGTGAATGTTTAGAATTTGTTTTGCATTTCCCTGCATGTAGCCGACTCGAGAGTTATCGAAACCTGAGTTTATGGCCTACACTCACGTATGCCATTCTCTCTTTCCGAGCAGCTTTGCGACCAAACCAGTTTTATTCTCTGACTCACCAGGGATTGTTTTCCAAGTTTCCCCATTTCCACCTACCCCTTTTTATATCAAGAAGGGGTTGCTTGCCTCTCATGAAAGGCAAACTTATTTTTCTAGCATTTCCATTTTGCGCTTCCAGCAAAGAGCTCAGGGAAACATACACGAGTTTATCCCGTCGTTTTCTCACAAGAGCCCTGCAAAGATGATTGATTGCGGCCCTTAAGTTAGGTTATCCCACAAGCTCCACAGCTGAGTTAAGATTCAAACACGGCTGCTCCTGCTCAGGTCCAAATCTATTCTATTCACTTTTCACCTCAAGAGTGCTAAAGATCTGGAGAGCAGGTTTAAGACAGCATTGTACTTTGCTCTTCGTGGCATAGGGTTTTTGAACATGGCTTTCTCTTGGACCAATAGCAATAATGCGAGGATTGCAACTCGTTTGTTTTTTAAGTATCCGTTGTAAAATTCAGCTATAAAAGAGGACTTTCAAGAATGCTTCATATTTGAGTGGCAAGAGATTTCATTGGTAAAAAGCATCACAAGCTAAAGCTATGTGTCATTTTGTTTGACAAGACTCAttggaaatgacaataatgctaggaaaagtggaaggcagtaggaaaaaacAAAGACTCATCAAAAGATGGATTGAGTATATAAAAGAAGCCACGGCCCCTagtttgtaagacctgaacaaggctgttaaccacCAGATGTTTAATGCATACAGCCGCTGTAAGTCAGAAGCCACTTGATACCATGTCGTAGGCACACAATTTTTGGCAAACTGAAGtacatattgtcaaaggttttcgtggccagaatcactggggtgctgtgtggtttctgggctgtatggccacgttctagcagcattctctcctcagatcatctgaagatgccagccacagatgcaggtgaaacgtcaggagagaatgctgctagaacacggccatatagcccggaaaccacacagcaccccagtgaagtACATATTGATTATGGCAGGTTTGGTATCTACGTAGCCACAACCTTCCAAGAAATCAGACCTCTTGGGGAAGGGGGTATTTTTAAAACTAGTAAGAACAGACTAGCTCTCTGGGCTATGATGGAAGCACTCtgcatatttattatatttatgtctCGTGGCAAAGAGAAGTTTATGACGGGTGTGTCTCTAAATTGTTCATGTCCTCGTGTGCCAATGCTGGGGACCCCACCCTGAAGACTTTAAAATTCCCAATCCTTATGGACAGACCGCTTAAGTGAGTCCTCAAATATCTCTGTTCCTATTCAATTAGTTTTCCTTCAGCCGTAGGCGGAGGAGGCATGTTAGTTCTCTAACAACGGGAGCATTAACCCCTTCCTGCATGCTTGGCTCATGAGTTCTGTCCTTGTTTGTCTGTCCATCTTGTCCATTCCTCCATGAGTTCATACAGTGTCTGGATACGCTTAAGTTGGATCTCCAAAATGCACCAGGCCCAAATGAACAGTGTTTCCCCTCCGCCTTAGGCGACTTGTGAGCGAGGGTTTGCCGCCATGGAAGAAACCCACCAGAAAAAGATCGAAGACTTGCAGAGGCAACACCAGCGGGAACTGGAGAAGTTACGGGAGGAGAAAGATCGGTTGCTGGCAGAAGAGACGGCGGCGACCATCTCAGGTAGAACAGGGGAGGTTGGGGGCCCTATCCAAAAGCTGTAGGCTGGATCAACAGGGCATGTTCCACCAGACCCATTGCCAAGGCAGCTGTGATTTAACATTTAACCTgggctctcctctcctctccatttCTTAGTGGACCATAAaccaaacatgagtcagcagtgtgatgcggcagccaagaaatccaatgcgattttggggtgtatcaataggaatatagtgtccagATTGAGATAGGGAATACCAGTATCTGACTCTCAAAAGTACACAacaaactgaacataagtcagcggtgtgatgtggcagccaagaaagccaatgcgattttgggctgtatcaataggaatacaGTGCCCAGATTGAGGGACataattgcacctctctattctgcattggttagacctcacctggaatattgtgtcccgttctgggcaccacaattcaagaaggatattgacaggctggaacgggtccagaggagggtgaccaaaatggtaaaaggtctggaatcctttTACCTACgaggagagtcttagggagctggggatgtttagtttggtgaagagaaagttaggAGGGGACATGATAGACGTATCTGGGCTGGGGGacataatgctttgcctgttttaatgTAGTCGGTTCTGACAATATAAGACAACAGCGTtcctatgcttgccatcaatagatgagaattctgctttcaaagtgttGGTTCCTTCACTgatcaagtctggggttgtgacactgTCTCTGTAGGGAGCTGGTGATGGTGAAGTTCATTTCTTTAGCATATTTTGTGTCATTTCGTCCAGCCATAGAAGCCATGAAGAATGCTCACCGGGAAGAGCTGGAGCGGGAGCTGGAGAAGAGTCAGCGGTCTCAGATTAGCAGCAACAACTCCGATGTTGAGGCTCTACGGAGGCAATACCTGTAGGTGTTTCTCTGTGCTTTCTCAAGATGTACCAACACCTGTAAACACTGTCTGATGTACTGTTGAAGGTTTTTACACTCAaaaccaactggctgttgtgggatttccaggttttgtggccgtgatccggtagtttttgctcctaacatttcatttcagccatagatgcaggtgaaacaccaggagcaaaaaactaccagaccacggccacataaccTGGAACCTCTGCAACCGGCCATTATAATATCATCTGCTTTTGGCTggtgggggaaagaggaaatagatcTTGTGCCGTGTAACTACTAAATTTTTTTTCAT is part of the Sphaerodactylus townsendi isolate TG3544 linkage group LG04, MPM_Stown_v2.3, whole genome shotgun sequence genome and encodes:
- the LOC125431906 gene encoding myosin phosphatase Rho-interacting protein; the encoded protein is MPTTLPQGTINMNQCVDVVDGESRTGQKFSLCILTPEKEHFIRAENKEIISGWLEMLVVYPRTNKQNQKKKRKVEPPTPQEPGPAKMAVTSSNIPGAEKVPTTKSTLWQEEMRGKDQLDGNGAVGLGSSLAPSACSLKEPMLDSKEDESAMNGDRGDCGRKARVESGYFSLEKTKQDAKAEEQRLPTPPSPPSPGTPNNRRSQVIEKFEALDIEKAEHMETNASCGSSLSSETRQGRSEKRVFPRKRDFAAESATGSVLDMSASPLSPHRRAKSLDRRSTESSMTPDLLNFKKGWLTKQYKDGQWKKHWFVLTDQSLRYYRDSVAEEAADLDGEIDLSTCFDVTEYPVQRNYGFQIHTKEGEFTLSAMTSGIRRNWIQTIMKHVRPTTAPDVTSSLPEEKSKTSSSFEACPKPSEKQDSEPAEIDPEHKRSRARERRREGRSKTFDWAEFRPIQQALAQERGSGVEQPKGGGPVPFPGELSPSDADPGELERERARRREERRKRFESLDTPDGGSPEDFGRMEVDRVPGLPITSEVKPQNVHVEIEQRWHQVETTPLREEKQVPIAPLQLSHPDDGDEILHKQHLTALLEKELEESQKAASELLEQNRLLQDQLKVALGREQSAREGYVLQTEVPTAPSEAWQRLHKVNRDLQSELEVQCQRQELISQQIQALKRSYGEAKDVIRHHEAEIQSLQARLGNAAAELSIREQTMAKLKSDLKAEQEKAQEQMEEWQHSETALSSQLKASEQKLKNAEALLLEKTQELRDLETQQALQKDYQKEVQRLQERIADVSRQLTASEQTRVLMEEKLQRNYEALLESCEREKQALIQSLKEVEDRAGEYENQLQNSERQMELLQKEKLTAKFEGSEIVHQLEEQLEMKEDSIQKLAEHIKDLEEERDQIKCRFQELMNQVAESNHEVAKLQEKLRAEENNSSTLERSYKEASSQFHNLQKVVEEKEEELRAIREIHLKTVRKDWDLGESSLGAEGHQQPEQEPLKAFVDKNSGHGTVNSCTALELDDDRAAQDLQAPGGIPILECIPAEDDNSSHRQICEQATLKSEQHRPPLKPVHLQDPCQKDLAKLDPETPGAKRQRIRFSSIQCQKYIHADSSEKTWASSTSSDTSQDRSLSEDSMSSEPAPCYPASGDSETYLSIIHSLETKLYITEEKLKDVTMKLESQQGHNQDTLLTLHHQWASTEAQLKEQLQDSLTQVGLLVSQLESERQGKLRLVAEHAGELGGFQGRNSQALMCLRQCGEQLRTLPRSDQEREGEIFLDTLSSIEITLSNAIQALQGTLSLPDLPPQEGSMLEDGTPAPQQLRMELSEQDQLRLLSKRVAFEACLIGRIAESLRDSTSEIARALRDIHGTVDAVLLEPANISQTAVALASILSKKLVLEDEFWSQVEELRKHLGEEEKEEEKMEADGAGSPRGLACAAGDSALVQAELSFVAQKMRESFHRRLKAIEEDLHNTKTALQQHKCMLEEIIKAYKTPQFDGVMDQISKALEIQEGASESIRASWGGSVQEPSTEDRSLQGVSSQALASVQEELSQQLKDRANVLEEISAALLSLSPNEALKDCQKLLKISRTPPYLLCMGDLERYSSLLVQDAIIQAQVCYGAYRARLEYEKEAQLNKESLQNMDTLCQERIRAVAVLREEYEDLLRKQQNEYAKMIGVLEKENVDLKAKVAQLESQRKILEEEELQQSRKILELRGMYEEEIRTMAEQLNRTEDTLKVERAKGLHQLDAIVRDKQNLERYHMEQIQILEDKFQVKMKELQIIHNEELQTLQDLYSRNLRGLQESLDEYRKQHPEALTGDAPEAGPLEAPAESQLEGWPPGSDGELSSMHGLRERIQELEAQMDVMRDELEHKHLEGSASTLREKYQKDFENLKATCERGFAAMEETHQKKIEDLQRQHQRELEKLREEKDRLLAEETAATISAIEAMKNAHREELERELEKSQRSQISSNNSDVEALRRQYLEELQSVQRELEVLSEQYSQKCLENAHLAQALEAERQALRQCQRENQELNAHNQELNNRLAAEITRLRTLLTGEGGLETAASPLTQGKDAYELEVLLRVKESEIQYLKQEISSLKDELQTALRDKKYASDKYKDIYTELSIVKAKADCDISRLKEQLKAATEALGEKSPENTTVSGYDIMKSKSNPDFLKKDRTNVGRQLRNIRSKSVIEQVSWDN